In one Zalophus californianus isolate mZalCal1 chromosome 10, mZalCal1.pri.v2, whole genome shotgun sequence genomic region, the following are encoded:
- the KIAA0040 gene encoding uncharacterized protein KIAA0040 homolog, which translates to MEKISSFFSLIWDTILTKHQEGLFNTICLGILLGLPLLVVITFLFICCHCCWSRPGKNDQQPERNKGKKRKKKKKAEEDLWISAQPKLLQMEKRPSLPV; encoded by the coding sequence ATGGAGAAAATCAGCTCCTTCTTCAGTCTCATTTGGGACACCATCTTGACCAAACACCAAGAGGGCCTCTTCAACACCATCTGCCTGGGCATCCTTCTGGGGCTGCCACTGCTAGTGGTCATCACGTTCCTCTTCATCTGTTGTCATTGCTGCTGGAGCCGGCCAGGCAAGAATGACCAACAGCCAGAGCGAAAcaaggggaagaagaggaagaagaagaagaaggctgaAGAAGACCTCTGGATCTCTGCTCAGCCCAAGCTTCTCCAGATGGAAAAGAGGCCATCACTGCCTGTCTAG